The Rattus norvegicus strain BN/NHsdMcwi chromosome 2, GRCr8, whole genome shotgun sequence nucleotide sequence ttcctaatagtgccacaccctgggctgagcatatacaaaccatatcATTCTTTGATTTCTGTTTCATATTAGTTTACACTCTCTGGTCCCTTTATAAATTGTTGGGAAGCAGAATATAAGACAGTGATGAGATACTCTTTTCTTTGAATGCACAGGACTTAAAAGAGGAAATTGATATTCGGCTATCCAGAGTTCAGGACATCAAGTATGAACCGCAGCTCCTTGCAGATGATGATACCAGACTACTACAGCTGGAAACCCAGGGGAGTCAAAGTATGTGACAAGCTCCTGAAGGATGCTTCACTGAGGAGTCTACAGCTTTAGAGTCCCTCTATTAGAAGCTTCAGCACCTATAACAAAACTCTACAGTCCTAAGTTACTGGACATATGCTAGATACAGGaggcagtttctttttctttttttttttttttaagatttatttatttatgtgagtacactgttttcagacacatcagaagagggcattggattccattgcagatggttgtgagccaccatgtagttgctgggatttgaactcaggacctctggaagagcagtcagtgctcttaaccactgagccatctctccagcccaggaggcagtttctttcttctttttttttttttttttaaagatttactttattatatataagtacgctgtagctgtcttcagacacaccagaagagggcatcagatcccattacagatggtcgtgagccatcatgtggttgctgggatttgagctcaggacctctggaagagcagtcagtgctcttaacctctgagccatctctccagcccaggaggcAGTTTCTTAATTCACTGTAATCTTGGAATATTTTGAGAGTCCTCACTGAGACTAGTTTTTTTCTCAATAGGTTGCTACAACTATCTGTACAGGATGAAAGCTCTAGATGCCATCCGTGCCTCTGGTGAGTTAGCTGTGGGACAGGATGAGCCATGTCTTGTTAGCACTTATTTTGAGAGTATTATATTGAAAGAGATCACTTTGGGTGTCCAGGTGTgctgacacacgcctttaatcccacagCTCAGGAATCAGGGCAGGCAAATCTCAGAGGGTTACAGGCCAGCCTTAATCTACTTAAGGGAGTtataggacatccagggctagaTACATAAAGATCCTCTCTCAGAGATAAATTACCTCATTTtgctctgtctttcttccttcctttctttcactgattgtctgtctttctgtctttctgtctttgttttggttgttttttatttttttgaaacagggtttcttcgtgtagctttggctgtcctagaactccatctgtagaccaggctggcctcacactcagaaatcacctgcctctgcctcccaagtgttggaattaaaggctgCACTACCACCTCCTGGTGGCTAATTATTTCTTCTCCCAAGAGTCTGGATTATTTTGAATTGGGTTTTTAAATTTGGAGAGAAGGGTTCCCAAagctaagaatgaccttgaacttcagagCCTCCTGCTTCTACCCCAAGTACTAGATGTGAGCATTGTGCTACCAGTGTATTTGGTGCTGACTGTTAAGCCTAGAGTCTCTGGTATACTAAATAAGCATATAAGTGACTGAACTACATCTCCAGTGTGGTTTCGtcttttctagtttttgttttggataacttgttggttttgatttaaaaaaaaaaaaagatttatttattttatgtatatgtgtacactgtcactgtcccagaagaggtcatcagatcattacaaccattacagatggttgtgagctaccatgtggttgctgggaattacactcaggactctggaagagcagtcagtgttcttaactgctgagccatctctccaggctcttgTTTCgatttttaagacaaagtcttgATATTAGCCTGGGCAGACCTCcaactcagatctacctgcctttgcttcctattACTGGAATTGAAAGAATACACCGCCACACTCTGTATTTAATTACTATCTTTATACTATGTGCACTGTGTACTTGCATGGGTTTAtatgtactatgtgtgtgcaGGAGGCCAAAAGCAGCCATCAGATCCTCCGGATCTGGCATTCTGGGTAGTTATGAGCACATGAACCCAGATCTACTGCAAGTGTATTGCAGTAAGCACCGTTAGCTGCTGAGTTCTCTAGCCTCCAGTTTGTTTTTGActttggggtgggggatggttttttgtttgccttttttttttcttttccttcagggGTTTGTGTTGTGGACATTGTaggagtttttggttttttgtttgcttgggttttttgggttttggtttgtttttgagacagattcttttttttttttttttggttctttttttcagagctggggaccgaacccagggccttgcgcttcttaggcaagcgctctaccattgagctaaatccccaaccccagagacagattcttgctatgtagctcaaaCAGGCCTTGACTCAAGcgtcctcctgccttagcctctgaaTGTTGGAATTATGGGTATGTGCTGCTACACTACACCTAGCActtgattttgctttttaaagttcTTCTCCTGAAACCTTTTATTTCATAAATTGATAATTGTCTTCCCTCAAAAGAAATTGAGACGTGTAGTATCCACTTTTTCACTAAGTCCAAGGGAAATGGCCAGAACAGTACAAAAAGGATGTTGATGCTATTATATATCATTGACATAGAGCTTAGAGTTGTATAACCACTACCCAAATAACCAGCGGGCACAGCTGTATACCTCTGGTCTTACCACTACTAGAATTTTGGTTTTTTGCAACTCATTCATGTCATTAGACACAATCTTTTTATTAGAGTATATTAACTTTACAAAGTACAGGGTTTCTTGGTGATAATTAGAATTATTTCTAAGTTTGGAAAATTAAGTAGGAAGAAAAAAGACAGGGAGAAGAGGTGTCATTGTGCTGTTATCTCCTCAGAGATCCCATTTCATGCTGAAGGCCGGCACCCCTGTTCTTTAATGGGTAAGAATTTCCGCTCCTACTTGCTAGATCTGCGAAACACTAGCACTCCTTTTAAGGGTGTTCGAAAGGCCCTCATTGATACCCTCCTGGATGGATATGAGACAGCTCGCTATGGGACAGGGGTAAGTTGGACTATTGGTTTTCCCTTCAAGGAACTAAAGGAATGAAATGCTTTAGACAAAGAGATTGATTTTTCCCTTTCTATTTCCTAAGGTCTTTGGCCAGAGTGAGTACTTGCGTTATCAGGAGGCCTTGAGTGAGCTGGCCACTGTGTGAGTATGGTGGGAGGACCTCAAAGAGGGCTAGTTAGACATAGATGTACAGTAAGAAGAAAAATCACAAGGtctaggccagcccaggctatatcttaataaataaataaaatatagaagaataCAGAAGCGCTAGACAGTGCCCATAAAGCTTAACAGGATTAACAAGTAGATATTTTGCTCTATAAGCTATCAAGAGAAACTTCTATTTTGTATGCATATCTtgagttttattgttttattgtgtttgttttgtttttgtttttttgtctagCCAACTAAAATGTCAAAATTatctgagcatggtggtgcaggcctttactCTCAGCACTTAGTAGGACAAGGTAGTAGGTAAATCTCTAAATTAgatggcagcctggtctacatcgaGAGATTctagacagctagggctacagagagagactctatcaaaaaacaaaacaaaaaaccctggagtGACGGCTTGGATTAAGCGCACTAGCTGCTCCTACAGATAGCTGGGGTCCATCCTTACCATCTGCACGGTGTGGTAAAACCTGTCTATACCTCCAGTTACAGTGGAATCTGAtaccttttctggcttccacaagGACCAGGCATGTAtatagtgcacagacatatatgtaatCAAGACACCCATGcactgtaaataaaaataaatctttaaagaaaaggtAAAATGTCAAAACTGTTATAGCTGCCAAAGGAATGGGTTTTTTCAGCACTTAGGAACCCCTTCTGTTCTAGGCCCCTTCTTTGTGCTCTGGTCCAGTAaaagtaagaattttttttttttaaaccatgtaAGCAATGTAAAcctgtctttaaagaaagaaaatcggagggttgtggatttagctcagcggtacagcgcttgcctagcaggcgcaaggccctgggttcgatccccagctccgggaaaaaaaaaaaaatcggaagaaagtcagtttttgtttttttaagttttttttttttaaatattttatttatttattatatatatgagtacactgtagctgtcttcagacacaccagaagagggcatcagatctcattacagatggttgtgagccaccatgtggttgctgggatttgaactcaggacctcgggaagagcagtcggtgcccttaaccactgagccatctctccagcccttaagttttttttttttatttttttagggttAGGTAAGTTAtgcttagggttagggttagggatacGGTTAGGGTAAGGGTCAAAAAGTCAGTTTTTAAGCATTCGTTTCTAGAAGAATCTGACTGGTGAGTGTTAGCATAGTTTCATTGTGCGACTTAGGCAAATTGTGAATGAGCATGCATACTGAAAAAGGACAGCCAATCTAGAGTTAGTTTCCAGGGTCTCAGGATATAATTgaggtggtagagtgcttgccaaaCATGCACAAGCCAGGGCATGTGACACCAACATCTAGTGTCTTCAGGTTCCTACACATGTGTGGTGCACGTAAGCttgcaggcacatacacacaaataagaaaTCTTGAAATAAGTTAGACATGAAACCTGATAAAAATTCACTTGAAATATAGGTGCCAATTTCATTGTGATCTAAATAGTCAGAGAGGGTCTATAGAACGGTGGTTGCTAAGACCTGGGGAGATAAAGCTTTATTTAGTCAACATAAACTTGAGTTTTGTAAAATGGAAAACATTCTGAAGGTTAGCTGTACAAAATTATGATTGTACTTAACCCTCAAAGCATACACTTGAAAAGAGTTAAGATACATTTGCAGCTGGGCGGTGCTGGCgaatgcaggaggcagagggaggcagatctctgagttctaaggctagcctggcctacagatggagttccagaacaaccagagctacgcagagaaaccttgtctgagAAACAAGGTTTATTGCTGTGTATTTTGTTAGCTATTTTGTTACTCTGTGTTAATTTTGGCTTGTTGAGGTGTGGTTTTATTCCCTATAATTCAAGGTAATGATAATCCTCTTGCCTTTACCATCTTGAGTGTTAGAATTATTGGTATATGCTACTGTAACTGActatcttcattttttatttttttctgttttgttttttggggtttttttggtttgttgttgttttttttttttttttttttttttttttttttttttttttttttttttgagctggggaccgaacccagggccttgtgcttgctaggcaagcgctctaccgctgagctaaatccccaacccctttttgtttttttaattctgtattCTAGAAAGGTTTGATGGATAATAATGAAAGTGTATAGGCTTTGAAATATGataaatcggggctggggatttagctcagtggtagatcgcttacctaggaagcgcaaggccctgggttcggtccccagctccgaaaaaaagaaccaaaaaaaaaaaaaaaaaaaagaaaagaaatatgataAATCAGTATAGCTTTATGATATCATAAAAGTTAATTATTGGACTCTTGGTTTCTTAACCTCTGCAAAGTCAATGTGATGTTGGTAAATGAACTCTGGCAAGTCACCAAGTCCTGTGTGTTTTATAATGTAGTATGTACCCAAtagtgtgattttatttttaatggctcCTCTTTGGACTGGGAAGTTATTGACATACGGGTGTTAAGGCACTCAGCAAAGTTACAAGCTTTCTGTAAGCAGAGCATAATAAAAGCTGCTGGAGCCAGTTATAATGGCCCACTTTCCTGTACAGCCAGCCTCACCTGCATAGTAAAACCCTTTctgtcccttctcctccctctccacatCCCAAAAAAGAAAGGATTACACTGGAAAGAAGTACTTAATAAATTTTAAGTTCTCTGATAATATAAATTATGAAGTGGTTTTATTAATAAATTGTTTGTggttttgtgggattttttttcaagGGGTGGTGGGGGTTCATTTTGTGATGTGTAGAGTTGGGGAagactttctatgtagaccagactggattTGAATTTGTGAtatccttctgcttcctgaagttagaggtgaaattatagGCCACCATATCTTGCTCTGTAACTGGTAAAATAATGTCAGATGATTTTTGCTGCGTTTATGGGGTGGAATAATTTCTGAATTTAttcttctgggattttttttgtttttaagatttatttttcaggctggagagatggctcagtggttaacaacactgactgcggggttggggatttagctcagtggtagagcgcttgcctaggaagcacaaggccctgggttcggtccccagctccgaaaaaaagaaccaaaaaaaaaaaaaacaacactgactgctcttctagag carries:
- the Ns5atp4 gene encoding protein C1orf43 homolog isoform 1 (isoform 1 is encoded by transcript variant 1) — protein: MASSSNWLSGVNVVLVMAYGSLVFVLLFIFVKRQIMRFAMKSRRGPHVPVGHNAPKDLKEEIDIRLSRVQDIKYEPQLLADDDTRLLQLETQGSQSCYNYLYRMKALDAIRASEIPFHAEGRHPCSLMGKNFRSYLLDLRNTSTPFKGVRKALIDTLLDGYETARYGTGVFGQSEYLRYQEALSELATVVKARIGSSQRQHQSAAKDLTQSPEMSPTTIQVTYLPSSQKSKRPKHFLELKSFKDNYNTLESTL